In Nitrosarchaeum koreense MY1, one genomic interval encodes:
- the pheT gene encoding phenylalanine--tRNA ligase subunit beta gives MPVVELSYSRLQKLIGKVSKKQISDLLPFLGLDIESEDKDLIRIEYSPNRPDYSTDLGIALGLQGLLGIKTGIFKLIIKKSNNYVIHADPSVSKIRPFVTGIIAKNGNVDDNLIKQLMAMQEDLHFGLGRKRKKSSIGIHDLDKIIFPLTYTTTNRDHRFIPLNSKSELTISEILSSTDVGKEYGTILGNSIKIPLILDSKKQTVSFPPIINAAVTAVTPKTKNLFVEVTGINKEDAEDMLSVVATILQTAGFTLYSTKILGAKNTSPKLESRKILINSNLINQTLGLDLSNSQIISSLKKSRLDATLKGKNIICSVPAYRFDIFGPMDLVEEVSLGYGIQNLIPILSPSQTLGQPNSISVKLKSLSLIMVGLGYTEALNSSLTSKRVLYEITNREPRNIISVLDSKSQEHTILRDSILPGLLENLSKNIHTAYPQKLFETGTVFSYGNPINETTNLAGISAHQDATFTEIKSILQSALKIGFNLEIETKTLSHPIFEEGRTASISINGKTIGMIGEINSKTIENYKIRVPVVGFEISLSGLIFE, from the coding sequence ATGCCAGTAGTTGAACTATCTTACTCTAGACTTCAAAAATTAATTGGAAAAGTTTCAAAAAAACAAATTTCTGACTTGCTTCCTTTCTTAGGACTTGATATTGAATCTGAAGATAAAGATCTGATAAGAATCGAGTATAGTCCTAATCGACCTGATTATTCTACTGATTTAGGTATTGCACTTGGTTTACAAGGGCTACTTGGAATCAAAACAGGAATTTTCAAATTAATCATAAAAAAATCAAATAATTATGTTATTCATGCAGATCCATCTGTATCTAAAATCAGACCATTTGTAACTGGAATTATTGCAAAAAATGGAAATGTTGATGATAATTTGATTAAACAACTAATGGCAATGCAAGAGGATCTTCATTTTGGACTAGGTAGAAAAAGAAAAAAATCTTCTATTGGAATTCATGATTTAGATAAAATCATTTTTCCTTTAACTTATACTACTACTAATAGGGATCACAGATTTATTCCATTAAATTCTAAAAGTGAACTTACCATATCTGAAATTCTTAGTAGTACTGATGTAGGGAAAGAATACGGAACAATACTTGGAAATTCAATAAAAATTCCTCTTATTCTAGATTCAAAAAAACAAACAGTGTCATTTCCACCTATTATCAATGCAGCAGTAACAGCTGTTACTCCAAAAACAAAAAATCTCTTTGTTGAAGTAACAGGTATTAACAAAGAGGATGCAGAAGACATGCTTTCTGTAGTTGCCACAATACTTCAAACTGCCGGATTTACTCTCTATTCTACAAAAATTCTTGGGGCCAAAAACACTTCACCAAAATTAGAGTCAAGAAAAATCTTGATTAATTCTAATCTAATCAATCAAACACTTGGACTTGATCTTAGTAATTCTCAGATTATCTCATCTCTTAAAAAATCAAGACTCGATGCTACTTTGAAAGGTAAAAATATTATTTGTTCTGTACCTGCATATCGATTTGATATATTTGGTCCGATGGATTTAGTTGAAGAAGTTTCATTGGGTTACGGTATCCAGAATTTAATTCCAATTTTATCACCATCTCAAACTTTGGGACAACCAAATTCAATATCTGTAAAACTCAAATCTCTAAGTCTGATAATGGTTGGATTGGGATACACTGAAGCTCTAAATTCAAGCTTGACAAGTAAACGAGTTCTATATGAAATAACAAACAGAGAACCTAGAAACATAATCTCTGTATTAGACTCAAAGAGTCAAGAGCATACAATTTTGCGAGATTCAATTCTTCCTGGATTGTTAGAAAATCTTTCTAAAAATATTCATACTGCTTATCCACAGAAATTATTTGAAACTGGTACTGTTTTTTCATATGGAAATCCCATAAATGAAACAACTAATCTTGCAGGAATTAGTGCACATCAAGATGCAACTTTTACTGAAATTAAGTCCATCTTGCAGTCTGCATTAAAAATAGGATTTAATTTAGAAATTGAAACAAAAACTTTATCTCATCCAATTTTTGAAGAAGGACGAACAGCTTCAATTTCAATAAATGGAAAAACAATTGGTATGATTGGTGAAATCAATTCAAAAACAATTGAAAACTACAAAATACGTGTTCCAGTAGTTGGATTTGAGATTTCTCTTTCTGGATTAATTTTTGAGTAA
- a CDS encoding phenylalanine--tRNA ligase subunit alpha, which yields MSQVLHEIEKKIITSLKNNEKQTPENLEKSTNLSPDQIRRGIEWLKLKGLAIVTESQAISLSLGKNGLESFHKGLPERRLLDLLKNESKKLQDLQKDLGNVFGPAMGLARKNNWVDASEEKIFLKNYPSELPGEKTLKQIGENKISKNEIDADDLSFILKRPDFIIENVIKTKEISLTDIAKSIEITAGLSGEINVESKVPDVFVARTHPLKDTIDEIREIFVTLGFTEIIGSMTQPSFWNFDALFTPQDHPARELQDTFYLDGISAKKIGTSEQIKKISESHKKGWRYNWDINEARKMVLRTHTTCVTIKHLAENKPDEARVFSLGRVFRNEKVSYKHLVEFNQIEGIVVGKNATLRDLMGIQQEFYRRIGITKIKFWPTFFPYTEPSLQTMVYNDRLEKWVELFGMGIFRPEVTKPLGITKPVLAWGGGIERIAMLKYGLDDVREFYNNNLSWLRSTTKCQ from the coding sequence ATGTCACAGGTACTTCATGAGATTGAAAAAAAAATTATTACCTCTTTGAAAAACAATGAAAAACAAACTCCTGAAAACCTTGAAAAATCTACAAATCTATCCCCTGATCAAATCCGCCGTGGAATAGAATGGCTTAAACTAAAAGGTTTGGCTATTGTAACTGAATCTCAAGCTATAAGTCTATCACTTGGAAAAAATGGATTAGAATCATTTCATAAAGGATTGCCTGAAAGAAGATTACTTGATTTATTAAAAAATGAATCAAAAAAATTACAAGATCTTCAAAAAGACCTTGGAAATGTTTTTGGTCCTGCTATGGGATTGGCAAGAAAAAATAATTGGGTGGATGCATCTGAAGAAAAAATCTTCCTAAAAAATTATCCTTCTGAGCTTCCAGGAGAAAAAACTCTAAAACAAATTGGAGAAAATAAAATATCTAAAAATGAAATTGATGCTGATGATTTATCCTTTATTTTGAAAAGACCTGATTTTATAATAGAAAATGTGATTAAGACAAAAGAAATATCATTAACAGATATTGCAAAATCTATTGAAATAACTGCTGGTTTGTCAGGTGAGATAAATGTTGAATCTAAAGTGCCTGACGTATTTGTTGCACGTACTCATCCTCTAAAGGATACTATTGATGAAATTCGTGAGATCTTTGTTACATTAGGCTTTACGGAAATAATTGGTAGTATGACTCAACCAAGCTTTTGGAATTTTGATGCATTATTTACTCCTCAAGATCACCCTGCACGAGAATTACAAGATACATTTTATCTTGATGGTATATCTGCCAAAAAAATTGGGACTTCAGAACAAATCAAAAAAATTTCTGAATCTCATAAAAAAGGATGGCGATATAATTGGGATATTAATGAAGCACGAAAAATGGTTCTTCGAACCCATACAACATGTGTAACAATCAAACACCTCGCAGAAAACAAACCTGATGAAGCTAGAGTATTCTCTCTTGGACGTGTATTTAGAAATGAAAAAGTAAGCTACAAACATCTAGTAGAATTTAATCAGATTGAAGGAATCGTAGTTGGAAAAAATGCTACTTTGCGTGATTTAATGGGAATACAACAAGAATTTTACAGACGAATAGGAATCACAAAAATAAAATTCTGGCCAACATTCTTTCCTTATACCGAACCATCTTTACAAACAATGGTTTACAATGATCGATTAGAAAAATGGGTAGAGCTATTTGGTATGGGTATTTTTAGACCAGAAGTAACAAAACCTCTTGGAATTACAAAACCTGTACTAGCTTGGGGTGGAGGTATTGAACGAATTGCAATGCTAAAATATGGTTTGGATGACGTTAGAGAATTTTACAACAATAATTTGAGTTGGTTGAGGAGTACAACAAAATGCCAGTAG
- a CDS encoding tryptophan--tRNA ligase, whose product MSADDFIVTPWHVEGDIDYDKLIKKFGTEKISSDILNRIKKTTGEDHFMLRRGIFFSHRELNRILEDYDKGKKFFLYTGRGPSGHTHIGHLVPWVFSKWLQDKFGVNMYFQLTDDEKFYAKPNLTLEETSKFAYENALDFIALGFKPNNTKIIINTKNIQTLYPIAAQVAKKINFSNTKAVFGFTNETNIGMIFYTALQSAPCFIEDKPVLIPLGVDQDPHFRLTRDIAPKIGKQKPALIHNIMIPGLSGPGGKMSASDENGTIYTTDSPNTVKKKINKHAFSGGQTDIEQHRKLGGNPDIDVSYQYLRIFFEPDDNKLKSIYDDYKSGKMLTGELKAILIEKINEFLAIHQEKREKAKDQIDQFIFEN is encoded by the coding sequence ATGTCAGCTGATGACTTTATAGTAACTCCTTGGCATGTTGAAGGTGATATTGATTATGATAAGTTAATCAAAAAATTTGGAACTGAAAAAATTTCATCTGATATTCTTAATAGAATCAAAAAAACTACAGGCGAAGACCATTTTATGCTAAGAAGAGGTATTTTCTTTTCTCATCGAGAATTAAATAGAATTTTAGAGGATTATGATAAAGGTAAGAAATTTTTCTTATATACTGGCAGGGGACCATCAGGACATACTCATATTGGTCATTTGGTTCCTTGGGTATTTTCTAAATGGCTACAAGACAAATTTGGTGTAAATATGTATTTTCAATTAACAGATGATGAAAAATTTTATGCAAAACCAAATCTCACTTTAGAAGAAACTAGTAAATTTGCATATGAAAATGCACTTGATTTTATTGCTTTAGGCTTTAAACCAAACAATACAAAAATAATTATCAATACAAAAAACATTCAAACATTATATCCTATTGCTGCACAAGTTGCTAAAAAAATTAATTTTTCAAATACAAAAGCAGTATTTGGATTTACAAATGAGACAAATATTGGAATGATTTTTTATACAGCATTACAATCTGCACCGTGTTTCATTGAAGATAAACCAGTTTTGATTCCATTAGGAGTTGATCAAGATCCTCATTTTAGATTAACAAGAGACATAGCTCCAAAAATTGGAAAACAAAAACCAGCCTTAATTCATAATATCATGATTCCAGGGCTATCAGGACCTGGAGGAAAAATGTCAGCTTCAGATGAAAATGGAACTATCTATACAACTGATTCTCCAAATACAGTAAAGAAAAAAATTAACAAGCATGCATTTTCTGGAGGCCAGACAGATATTGAGCAACATAGAAAACTTGGAGGGAATCCAGATATTGATGTCTCTTATCAATATCTTAGAATTTTCTTTGAACCAGATGATAATAAACTAAAATCAATTTATGATGATTATAAATCTGGAAAAATGCTTACTGGGGAATTAAAAGCAATATTAATTGAAAAAATAAACGAGTTTCTTGCAATTCATCAAGAAAAAAGAGAGAAAGCAAAAGATCAGATCGATCAATTCATTTTTGAGAATTAA
- a CDS encoding CxxC-x17-CxxC domain-containing protein, with protein sequence MYKKMDLYKAKYSDKKFDRHSKPNQTSRNSRDDIPSRSFRNSRYERPSRDRYSRNERKPEMHTVTCGDCGDECQIPFEPKFNRPVYCSECFQKNKPQESRDRYSRDEPRSRDRYSRDEPRSRDRYSRDEPRSRDRYSRDEPRSRDRYSRDEPRSRQDDFRNSKSKNEKFLKKSESFYSNGSEKFYSSLKEKLFEILGGKICSSCGFKDERALGFNHINDEDAFDSIRRGGFASSWGKYISEPELARKDLRVLCLNCNEIRQPQAKTEHKKPKSMNKKSRYFPR encoded by the coding sequence ATGTATAAGAAAATGGATCTCTATAAAGCAAAATATTCTGATAAAAAATTTGATCGACATTCTAAACCTAATCAAACTTCTAGAAATTCTAGAGATGACATACCTTCACGTTCTTTTAGAAATTCTAGATATGAAAGACCTTCTCGAGATAGATATTCCAGAAATGAAAGAAAACCAGAAATGCATACTGTAACATGTGGTGATTGTGGAGATGAATGCCAAATTCCATTTGAACCAAAATTTAACAGACCTGTATATTGTAGCGAATGTTTTCAAAAAAATAAACCACAAGAATCTCGAGATAGATATTCCAGAGATGAACCAAGATCTCGAGATAGATATTCCAGAGATGAACCGAGATCTCGAGATAGATATTCCAGAGATGAACCGAGATCTCGAGATAGATATTCCAGAGATGAACCGAGATCTCGAGATAGATATTCCAGAGATGAACCGAGATCTAGACAAGATGATTTTAGAAATTCTAAATCTAAAAATGAAAAATTCCTAAAAAAATCTGAGAGTTTCTATTCAAATGGTTCTGAAAAATTCTATTCTTCTCTAAAAGAAAAATTATTTGAAATTTTAGGTGGTAAAATATGTTCCAGTTGTGGATTTAAAGATGAGCGAGCTTTAGGATTTAATCATATTAATGATGAAGATGCATTTGACAGTATTCGTAGAGGTGGATTTGCTTCATCCTGGGGAAAGTATATTTCTGAACCAGAGTTGGCTAGAAAAGATTTGAGAGTATTATGTTTGAACTGTAATGAAATTAGGCAACCTCAAGCAAAAACTGAACATAAAAAACCGAAATCTATGAATAAAAAAAGTAGATATTTTCCAAGATAA
- a CDS encoding phosphopantetheine adenylyltransferase, with amino-acid sequence MPQFTLVAMGGTFDIIHKGHLTLLAKAFSISSDVIIGLTSDALAEKRGKKTLNNYEKRFDTLTNVIKTNFPNQHFQISKLDNDFGPAVLEENVQALVVSDETGNQGEILNQLRKEKNLSPVKIVIVPMVLAHDGNRISTTRIKNLEIDIDGNVSSID; translated from the coding sequence ATGCCTCAGTTTACTCTTGTTGCAATGGGAGGGACTTTTGATATCATTCACAAAGGTCATCTTACTTTACTTGCAAAAGCATTTTCAATTTCATCTGATGTGATTATTGGTTTGACCAGCGACGCATTAGCTGAAAAAAGAGGGAAAAAAACACTGAACAATTATGAAAAAAGATTTGATACATTAACAAATGTAATTAAAACAAATTTCCCAAATCAGCACTTTCAAATAAGTAAATTAGATAATGATTTTGGACCTGCTGTTTTAGAAGAAAATGTACAGGCTCTTGTAGTAAGCGATGAGACCGGAAATCAAGGAGAAATCTTAAATCAACTTCGTAAAGAAAAAAATCTATCTCCTGTAAAAATTGTAATAGTTCCTATGGTCTTGGCTCATGATGGAAATAGAATTTCTACAACGAGAATAAAAAATTTAGAAATAGACATAGATGGTAACGTATCATCAATTGACTAG
- a CDS encoding thioredoxin family protein, producing the protein MVLLESQIKLKSGDKAPEFQLLGIDDKKHTLNDYNNYHGILVIFMCNHCPYVKAKVDALNELYEKFGDKIAIVGINSNDSKDYPEDSFENMKVIAKEKGFKFDYLVDNTQEIAKKYGAICTPDPFLFNSNKQLVFHGKIDNAMKPDAIATEKTMSKNIEKLLDGEKIEKDFDPSIGCSIKWKEN; encoded by the coding sequence ATGGTACTTTTAGAATCTCAGATTAAATTAAAATCAGGAGATAAAGCTCCAGAGTTTCAACTCTTGGGCATTGATGATAAAAAACACACATTGAATGACTATAACAATTATCATGGAATTTTAGTTATTTTCATGTGTAATCACTGCCCATATGTCAAGGCAAAAGTAGATGCGTTAAACGAGTTATATGAAAAATTTGGAGATAAAATAGCAATAGTTGGAATAAACAGTAATGATTCCAAAGACTATCCAGAAGACAGTTTTGAAAATATGAAAGTAATTGCAAAAGAAAAGGGATTCAAATTTGATTATTTAGTGGATAACACTCAAGAAATTGCAAAGAAATATGGTGCAATATGTACACCAGATCCTTTCTTATTCAATAGCAACAAACAGCTAGTATTTCATGGAAAGATAGACAATGCTATGAAACCTGATGCTATTGCTACTGAAAAAACAATGAGTAAGAATATAGAAAAATTACTAGATGGAGAGAAAATTGAAAAAGATTTTGACCCATCAATTGGATGCTCCATCAAGTGGAAGGAAAATTAA
- a CDS encoding helix-turn-helix domain-containing protein, with translation MGKGYESSEIRQKLIDLLEDSKSGMSGVEISKKLGVNRTTMTKYLKVFAAEGFLRQNNIGNITLWFLESGQEAYSFPDDYFKVAPQYLDKLIKGQEAQIYSLIKNCINSGATIPKLVTEVIIPSVESIQKLYDDGKIGNTEQKLLQNIISKSLHIFNQISIDSNPKNNIIVISADAYSNLLSEAASASLHSDGWRVFHLGDMSSAINVLFDLDLQKLMGKIWKQKSGIMIILVFSNTEEGLHFFAESVNSIKEKLGKRIRLALCGKVGKKTKIQSDLISEKFEDVLQWSKTVSESSK, from the coding sequence ATGGGTAAAGGATACGAATCTTCAGAAATTAGGCAGAAATTGATTGATCTTCTTGAAGATTCTAAAAGTGGAATGTCTGGAGTTGAAATCTCAAAAAAACTTGGAGTGAATAGAACCACCATGACAAAATATCTCAAAGTATTTGCCGCAGAAGGATTTCTCCGACAAAACAATATTGGAAATATCACATTGTGGTTTTTAGAGTCAGGACAAGAGGCATATTCTTTTCCTGATGATTACTTTAAAGTTGCACCACAATATCTTGATAAATTAATCAAAGGACAAGAGGCTCAAATTTATTCACTAATTAAAAACTGTATTAATTCTGGGGCAACTATTCCAAAACTTGTTACTGAAGTAATTATTCCTTCTGTAGAATCAATTCAAAAATTATACGATGATGGAAAAATTGGAAATACTGAGCAAAAATTACTACAAAATATTATATCTAAATCCCTTCATATTTTTAATCAAATTTCAATTGATTCAAACCCAAAAAATAACATAATCGTAATTTCAGCAGATGCATATAGTAATCTGTTATCTGAAGCCGCTTCTGCATCTTTGCATTCAGATGGGTGGAGGGTTTTCCATCTTGGTGATATGTCGTCTGCAATCAATGTCTTGTTTGATCTTGATTTACAAAAACTCATGGGAAAAATTTGGAAACAAAAATCAGGAATAATGATTATTCTAGTTTTTTCAAATACAGAAGAAGGATTACATTTTTTTGCAGAATCTGTAAATTCGATTAAGGAAAAATTGGGAAAACGAATACGATTGGCATTGTGCGGAAAAGTTGGAAAAAAGACAAAAATCCAATCTGATTTAATATCTGAAAAATTTGAAGATGTTCTTCAATGGTCAAAAACTGTCTCTGAAAGTTCAAAATAA
- a CDS encoding integrase core domain-containing protein, with amino-acid sequence MKGDHNNNKMERLNGEFRDREKVMRGIKKENSSIFDGYQIYHNYVRPHSSLDGKTPAEVCGIEIQGDNKWKTLIQNAKMKN; translated from the coding sequence TTGAAAGGTGATCATAACAATAACAAAATGGAACGCCTTAATGGGGAATTTCGAGACAGAGAGAAAGTAATGCGAGGAATAAAAAAAGAAAATTCCAGTATTTTTGACGGATATCAGATTTACCACAACTACGTAAGACCTCATTCTTCCTTAGACGGAAAAACACCTGCCGAAGTTTGCGGGATAGAAATACAGGGTGATAACAAATGGAAAACTTTGATTCAAAATGCAAAAATGAAAAATTAA